Proteins found in one Homalodisca vitripennis isolate AUS2020 chromosome 4, UT_GWSS_2.1, whole genome shotgun sequence genomic segment:
- the LOC124359782 gene encoding 28S ribosomal protein S18c, mitochondrial — MAFVSLLIKRIGGIIPKPSIISTQFAQSGTSAKDFNSEHEDVESCNEDSPVPDMENPFQKERRLCILCKMNITPDYKNPKLLSQFVSMYTGKIYGRHITGLCKVRQAQVEKEIEKSQNAGLMPYYLKDPAFMQDPQLFNPDTPFRNHPY, encoded by the exons GTATAATACCAAAGCCTTCAATAATTTCCACTCAATTTGCACAAAGTGGAACTTCAGCCAAAGATTTTAATAGTGAGCATGAAGACGTCGAAAGCTGCAATGAGGATTCT CCTGTTCCAGATATGGAAAACCCTTTCCAGAAGGAGAGAAGGTTATGTATATTGTGTAAGATGAATATAACTCCTGATTACAAGAATCCGAAACTTCTCTCCCAGTTCGTATCTATGTATACTGGAAAGATTTATGGCCGACATATCACAGGACTTTGTAAAGTACGCCAAGCACAAGTTGAAAAGGAAATAGAAAAGTCACAGAATGCAG GACTGATGCCATACTACCTGAAGGATCCAGCCTTTATGCAAGACCCTCAGCTATTCAACCCTGATACACCATTTAGAAACCATCCTTACTGA